One Chryseobacterium wanjuense genomic region harbors:
- a CDS encoding Sir2 family NAD-dependent protein deacetylase, giving the protein MKEQLEEIIHQIYHKEKRNLFTFLTGAGISSDSGIPTYRGIDGIWVKGTQFHKPEEIDEGFEIDYRNY; this is encoded by the coding sequence ATGAAAGAGCAATTAGAAGAAATCATCCATCAGATTTATCATAAAGAAAAACGAAATCTTTTCACTTTTCTTACCGGTGCTGGAATTTCATCAGACAGCGGAATTCCCACTTATCGCGGCATCGATGGGATATGGGTAAAAGGAACTCAATTTCACAAACCGGAAGAAATCGACGAAGGTTTTGAAATTGATTACAGAAATTATTAA
- a CDS encoding choice-of-anchor I family protein: MINNYLLKGSVVAAFFLQGAVFGQTNLIHYWNFNNNASAATIITPTSTLVGGSMAVVTSGTTEIDFAGGTGQNFNVENLNARNGDASGTHLRYNFPINGNLQFNLPTTGYNNVVVKFTTRRSGSGAGTQTWSYSTDGTTFQTYQTVSPLDANPQLVTFDFSAIAGVANNPNFKLKVEFSAGSGGTVGNNRFDNFTVDATAAGGADTTPPTVTYLPANNTNNASTTANPTISFNENIRLADNSAINDSNAQNLVDFRLGNSSGAQVPFMTTFANNKITVIPTSGLVPNQAYYLALKPNMVEDTSDNAVTTSTSATFTTAGTSISLDKNFIKVNENAGTLAFKINVNNPSASSVNLVVKPAPFGTADSNDFTLANQTITLTPSTTDYTVNIPINDDALEEQQAEYFVVSLENPVGATISGDNNATVYIVDNDKPAPVPSNQISLNYIGSFDPSGNNNSSTEIVVHDPSTQRLFTISSITDVFDIINFSNPNTPTVVNTINMAPYGGITSIAVKNGIIAAASPNANPQQNGSVVFFDINGNFLKQVTVGALPDMVTFSPDGTKVITANEGEPNDAYTVDPEGTISIIDISGGINNLSQSNVTTLNFNAFDSQVATLAATGLRKVRTNNTLSQDLEPEYVTISADSQKAWVTLQENNAVAEINLATKTITSIWGLGKKDMSLPGNGFDASDNNGEVLIANWPVKAYYMPDAVQNFKTGGTNYVITANEGDEKDLSGFSERTTVGANNYTLDATLFPQSSILKASYNLGRFRVSNATGNTDGDAEFEEIAALGARSFSIFNADTKQIVYDSGDRFERYLAANHPLIFNADNESNGAKNRSRAKGPEPEGIALGTINGQTYAFVTLERTGGVMVYNVTDPNNPTFTDYKNSRMTSAYGGDNGPEGIIYIAPENTTTGKGYVVIANEISGTLSMYEIASTTLATGEVKAEKATFNVFPNPVTKGNTLYFNRAQDYELYDMSGKLIGKEKNALTIETSKLSTGVYLVKTSEGHLKRVIVK; the protein is encoded by the coding sequence ATGATTAACAACTACTTATTAAAAGGCTCTGTAGTAGCCGCATTCTTTCTTCAGGGTGCAGTTTTCGGACAGACAAACCTTATCCATTACTGGAATTTTAATAACAATGCTTCCGCAGCTACCATCATAACGCCTACATCCACTTTGGTTGGAGGTTCCATGGCTGTCGTGACAAGCGGAACCACCGAGATCGATTTCGCGGGAGGAACGGGACAAAACTTCAATGTAGAAAATTTAAATGCCAGAAACGGCGACGCTTCAGGAACGCATTTGAGATATAACTTCCCTATTAACGGGAATTTACAGTTTAATTTGCCGACAACAGGCTATAACAATGTTGTTGTAAAATTTACGACCAGAAGATCAGGTTCAGGAGCAGGAACCCAGACCTGGTCTTATTCTACGGATGGAACAACTTTCCAGACTTACCAGACGGTTTCTCCGCTAGACGCCAATCCGCAACTGGTAACTTTTGATTTTTCTGCCATTGCGGGCGTGGCCAACAATCCGAATTTTAAACTAAAAGTTGAGTTCTCAGCAGGTTCGGGAGGAACTGTCGGGAACAACCGTTTCGACAATTTTACAGTCGATGCAACAGCAGCTGGAGGAGCCGACACTACTCCACCCACCGTAACTTATCTTCCTGCCAACAACACAAATAATGCCTCAACTACCGCAAATCCTACGATTTCTTTCAATGAAAATATAAGATTAGCCGACAATTCTGCGATCAACGATTCTAATGCACAAAATCTTGTAGATTTCCGTCTTGGAAATTCTTCAGGAGCTCAGGTTCCCTTCATGACGACTTTCGCTAACAATAAAATCACGGTTATCCCGACTTCAGGGCTAGTTCCGAATCAGGCTTATTATTTAGCATTAAAACCGAATATGGTGGAAGATACGAGTGATAATGCCGTGACAACTTCAACGTCTGCAACGTTTACAACAGCGGGAACTTCTATTTCTTTAGATAAAAATTTCATTAAAGTCAATGAGAATGCGGGGACTTTAGCATTTAAAATCAATGTTAATAATCCATCTGCTTCATCGGTAAATTTGGTGGTAAAACCGGCTCCGTTCGGTACTGCGGACAGTAATGATTTTACTTTGGCCAATCAAACCATTACCCTTACTCCTTCAACGACAGATTATACGGTCAATATTCCAATCAACGATGATGCTTTAGAAGAGCAACAAGCGGAATATTTTGTAGTAAGCCTTGAAAATCCGGTTGGTGCAACGATTTCGGGTGACAACAATGCAACAGTGTATATTGTTGACAATGACAAACCAGCGCCTGTTCCATCCAATCAAATTTCATTAAATTATATCGGAAGCTTCGATCCTTCTGGAAACAATAACAGTTCTACGGAAATTGTAGTTCATGATCCTTCAACCCAAAGACTATTTACGATCAGTTCAATTACCGATGTTTTTGACATTATTAATTTCAGTAATCCAAATACGCCAACGGTTGTAAATACCATTAATATGGCTCCTTACGGCGGAATTACTAGCATCGCCGTGAAAAACGGAATCATTGCAGCTGCTTCTCCGAATGCCAATCCGCAACAAAACGGTTCTGTGGTTTTCTTTGATATTAACGGAAATTTCCTGAAGCAAGTTACGGTAGGTGCGTTACCGGATATGGTGACATTCTCTCCGGACGGAACAAAAGTGATCACAGCCAACGAAGGCGAACCCAACGACGCTTATACGGTAGATCCGGAAGGAACCATTAGTATTATTGATATTTCGGGAGGAATTAACAACCTTTCTCAAAGCAACGTAACAACGCTTAATTTCAATGCTTTTGATTCTCAGGTTGCAACATTGGCGGCGACAGGTTTAAGAAAAGTAAGAACCAATAATACCTTGTCTCAGGATTTGGAGCCAGAATATGTTACCATCAGCGCAGACAGCCAGAAAGCCTGGGTTACACTTCAGGAAAATAATGCCGTTGCGGAAATTAATTTAGCCACTAAAACAATTACAAGCATTTGGGGGCTGGGCAAAAAAGATATGAGCCTTCCAGGAAACGGTTTTGATGCTTCTGATAACAATGGTGAAGTTTTAATCGCCAACTGGCCCGTGAAAGCTTATTATATGCCTGATGCCGTTCAGAATTTTAAAACAGGAGGCACAAATTATGTGATAACTGCTAACGAAGGTGACGAAAAAGATCTTTCAGGCTTCAGCGAAAGAACAACGGTAGGGGCAAATAATTATACTTTGGATGCCACACTTTTCCCACAATCATCTATTTTAAAAGCATCCTATAACTTAGGAAGATTCAGGGTTTCTAATGCGACAGGAAATACAGACGGAGATGCGGAATTTGAGGAAATTGCAGCATTGGGAGCTCGTTCGTTCTCCATTTTCAATGCCGATACCAAACAGATCGTTTACGACAGTGGTGACAGGTTTGAAAGATATCTTGCCGCCAATCATCCATTGATTTTTAATGCTGATAATGAATCCAACGGAGCCAAAAACAGAAGCCGCGCCAAAGGTCCTGAACCGGAAGGTATAGCTTTAGGAACTATCAATGGGCAAACGTACGCCTTCGTAACATTGGAAAGAACCGGAGGTGTGATGGTCTACAACGTGACAGATCCGAATAACCCGACTTTCACGGATTACAAAAATTCCCGAATGACCTCGGCTTATGGTGGTGATAACGGCCCGGAAGGTATCATCTACATCGCTCCTGAAAATACGACGACAGGAAAAGGATATGTAGTAATCGCCAACGAAATCAGCGGAACATTATCGATGTACGAAATCGCTTCTACAACGCTGGCAACCGGTGAAGTAAAAGCTGAAAAAGCGACCTTCAATGTATTCCCGAATCCGGTTACAAAAGGAAATACGCTGTACTTCAACAGAGCTCAGGATTATGAATTGTATGATATGTCCGGAAAATTAATCGGAAAAGAGAAAAACGCTTTAACAATCGAAACTTCGAAGCTTTCTACAGGAGTTTATCTGGTAAAAACTTCGGAAGGACACTTAAAAAGAGTAATTGTAAAGTAG
- a CDS encoding NAD-dependent epimerase/dehydratase family protein: MNSIKIILTGATGMVGEGVLMECLENPNVSEVLSVSRKPCGKKHAKLKEYIIPDFLNIGLNDENLKGYDACFFCAGISSVGMNEEDYTKITYGTTLHFAKAVLNQNPDMVFNYVSGAHTDKTESGKLMWARVKGRTENALRKLGFRSEYNFRPGFMKPVEGQVNVKWFFKPFIWFFPVLLPSKSLTLHDVGKAMINAVKKGYPTSTLEIKDIKNLAI, from the coding sequence ATGAACTCAATTAAAATAATTCTCACAGGTGCAACAGGAATGGTAGGAGAAGGCGTTTTAATGGAATGTCTTGAAAATCCGAATGTTTCCGAAGTTTTAAGCGTAAGCAGAAAGCCTTGCGGAAAAAAGCACGCCAAACTAAAAGAATACATCATCCCGGATTTCCTGAACATCGGCCTGAATGACGAAAATCTTAAAGGCTACGACGCATGTTTCTTCTGCGCCGGAATCAGCAGTGTAGGAATGAATGAAGAAGATTATACCAAAATTACTTACGGCACAACCCTACATTTTGCAAAAGCTGTTTTAAACCAAAATCCGGATATGGTTTTCAACTATGTTTCCGGGGCACATACCGACAAAACCGAAAGCGGAAAACTGATGTGGGCAAGAGTAAAAGGCAGAACAGAAAATGCCTTAAGAAAATTGGGCTTCCGTTCGGAGTACAATTTCCGTCCCGGTTTTATGAAACCCGTTGAAGGTCAGGTGAATGTAAAATGGTTTTTTAAACCTTTTATCTGGTTTTTTCCTGTGCTATTACCTTCAAAATCACTAACTTTGCACGACGTTGGCAAGGCAATGATCAATGCAGTGAAAAAAGGGTACCCAACCTCTACATTAGAAATTAAGGACATTAAAAATCTGGCGATATGA